The following are encoded in a window of Schistocerca nitens isolate TAMUIC-IGC-003100 chromosome 9, iqSchNite1.1, whole genome shotgun sequence genomic DNA:
- the LOC126204165 gene encoding endocuticle structural glycoprotein SgAbd-5-like codes for MAVRRIFLVTAFLNAVLAAPQLNPRDATIVVLENNFNGVDPWHWRYETSNGIRQEQFGTEGDGARLRGSFSWQPPDAGGATYSVTYEADENGYRPRVAFGSGPVAVRPTPLPRPTELPFVQKIGSNAALTLVG; via the exons ATGGCCGTCAGGAGG ATTTTCCTTGTTACTGCGTTCCTGAATGCTGTTCTAGCAGCACCGCAGTTGAATCCGAGAGACGCTACCATTGTTGTACTGGAGAATAACTTCAACGGAGTTGATCCGTGGCACTGGAG GTACGAGACGAGCAACGGCATCCGGCAGGAGCAGTTCGGCACGGAGGGTGACGGCGCGCGCCTGCGGGGCAGCTTCTCGTGGCAGCCGCCAGACGCGGGCGGCGCCACCTACAGCGTCACGTACGAAGCCGACGAGAACGGTTACCGGCCCAGGGTGGCCTTCGGCAGCGGACCAGTGGCTGTGCGCCCCACACCGCTGCCGCGACCTACAGAACTGCCCTTCGTACAGAAGATTGGAAGTAACGCTGCACTTACGCTGGTGGGCTGA